In one Candidatus Binatia bacterium genomic region, the following are encoded:
- a CDS encoding polysaccharide biosynthesis/export family protein, which yields MGGNVGEEYRLQPGDQIRVKYLYHPDLDIKVPIRPDGNVTLQLAGDVRAAGLRPTELEQVIKERTSDRLRDPEISVMVAQQAERKVYVGGEVRLPGFVTYYPGMSPIQAIMDRGGFTDTARVDSVLLLAAAPSDYQGRRLDFTKSLSDGSQEGMHLAAGDVVFVPRTFIGDIDAFVKLYIHEILPTTPRVGASF from the coding sequence ATGGGGGGCAACGTCGGCGAAGAGTACCGTCTGCAGCCCGGAGACCAGATCCGTGTGAAGTATCTGTACCATCCGGATCTCGACATCAAGGTGCCCATTCGACCCGATGGCAACGTCACTTTACAGCTTGCTGGCGATGTCCGAGCCGCAGGTTTGCGTCCGACAGAGTTGGAACAAGTCATCAAGGAACGCACGAGTGATCGCTTGCGTGATCCCGAAATCTCGGTGATGGTTGCACAACAGGCTGAGCGCAAGGTGTACGTTGGCGGTGAGGTCCGTCTTCCGGGGTTCGTCACGTACTATCCAGGGATGAGCCCCATCCAAGCGATTATGGACCGCGGGGGATTCACCGATACCGCGCGTGTCGACAGCGTCCTGCTCCTTGCCGCGGCGCCGAGTGATTACCAGGGGAGACGGTTGGATTTTACAAAATCGCTTTCGGATGGATCTCAGGAAGGGATGCATTTGGCGGCCGGCGATGTGGTTTTTGTACCACGGACATTTATCGGCGACATCGACGCGTTCGTTAAGCTCTATATCCATGAGATCCTGCCGACGACGCCTCGAGTCGGTGCCTCCTTTTGA
- a CDS encoding glycosyltransferase family 4 protein, which translates to MTLNRATGDSVRRIAMVAACPFPSARGSQVLIRELAQALANRGHHVHLVTYPFAESLTPIHGLFVHRVRFSRRVPSRGGLGWRKLLFDVALVMTLYKVVRRERIEVIHAHNYEGPLVGYLVRRLTGVPVVYHSHNALSDELGHYFRPGWRRLVASKLGAVLDRQVPRRADFSIALTPELEQFLRARGVAGDRVAVIPPGSSPAVIAETPASDPFAGRFVVMYTGNLDGYQDLRILFDAFGRFHKSAAPALLVVVTHEVQWAKRADDRLARLLREGHARVIVASAFSVVRRLMARADVLVCPRSSWSGFPIKLINYMAAGRSLVAAEGSAKGIVSGETGLIFRNGDPEDLASALRRLFEDAALRQRLGENARVAAGRLYSWKRAVAEIERIYAAVAGVGSPRLQARTLGSRRFAGIDSLRQSSYKRRGQRLA; encoded by the coding sequence ATGACACTGAACCGTGCGACCGGGGACTCCGTCAGACGCATTGCCATGGTGGCGGCGTGCCCCTTTCCGTCCGCGAGAGGGTCGCAGGTGCTCATTCGTGAGCTGGCGCAAGCCCTGGCCAATCGAGGACACCACGTGCACCTGGTCACGTATCCATTTGCGGAGAGCCTGACCCCGATCCATGGCCTCTTCGTTCACCGGGTGCGCTTTTCGCGGCGGGTGCCGTCCCGAGGTGGACTGGGTTGGCGCAAGCTGCTGTTCGACGTGGCCTTGGTCATGACCTTGTACAAGGTGGTGCGCCGCGAACGGATCGAGGTGATCCACGCACACAACTACGAGGGGCCTCTGGTGGGATATCTGGTGCGCCGACTGACCGGTGTGCCGGTCGTGTATCATTCCCACAACGCATTGAGCGACGAGCTGGGCCACTACTTCCGGCCCGGTTGGCGTCGACTCGTGGCCAGTAAGCTCGGCGCGGTCCTCGACCGGCAGGTGCCCCGGCGGGCGGATTTCAGCATCGCGCTGACGCCGGAGCTGGAACAATTTCTTCGGGCTCGTGGTGTGGCGGGAGATCGGGTGGCGGTTATCCCGCCTGGCAGTTCGCCCGCCGTGATTGCGGAAACGCCGGCGTCGGACCCCTTCGCTGGCCGGTTCGTCGTGATGTACACGGGGAACCTGGACGGTTACCAGGATCTCCGCATCCTGTTCGATGCGTTCGGCAGGTTCCACAAGTCGGCTGCGCCTGCGCTGCTCGTGGTGGTAACGCACGAGGTCCAGTGGGCCAAGCGTGCCGATGATCGGCTGGCGAGGCTTCTCCGCGAGGGACATGCCCGCGTGATTGTGGCGTCGGCCTTCTCGGTGGTGCGTCGATTGATGGCTCGCGCTGATGTGCTGGTCTGCCCGCGAAGCTCCTGGTCAGGGTTTCCGATCAAACTCATCAACTATATGGCAGCCGGCAGGTCGCTGGTTGCCGCCGAAGGGTCGGCGAAGGGTATTGTCAGCGGCGAGACAGGTTTGATCTTTCGCAACGGGGACCCGGAGGACTTGGCGTCGGCCTTGCGACGTTTGTTCGAAGATGCTGCCTTGCGGCAACGGTTGGGAGAAAACGCCAGGGTCGCAGCGGGTAGGTTGTACAGCTGGAAGCGAGCGGTAGCCGAGATTGAGCGGATCTATGCAGCGGTGGCCGGAGTCGGGTCTCCCCGGCTGCAGGCCCGCACGCTCGGGAGCCGACGCTTTGCGGGGATTGATAGCCTTCGTCAGAGTTCGTATAAACGCCGCGGTCAGCGGCTGGCCTGA
- a CDS encoding alkaline phosphatase family protein, with amino-acid sequence MLLIIGLDGATWDLLDPWIEQGRLPHLGRLRRHGLWGPLASTMPPATLPSWSTFMTGVNPGKHGIFDFTRRQLGTYAVQFVNASFRKAPTVWRLLSDAGRRVCVLGVPGTYPPEDLNGCMISGFDTPVTTRADASFVRPQTLVPLVMELGGFPFADFQEFRVNRRWYHTALERLLRGIETKTRLAQALLAREEWDCFVLLFGESDTVAHHFWKFHDADSPLFEPEAAQEFSTAIRRVYEALDAAIGTLTGAAPTATVLVASDHGFGGAGKKAVYLNRWLGEQGLLRMNHKPSKSQRSRGLKQLALRALPAAMQARMFRLRGGRWASWLESRARFAGIDWAGTRAFSEELNYFPSVWLNVKGREPQGTVAPADYHRVREEVCAAAQALRDPEHGGSIVRRAWRREELYHGPWLEYAPDVILEFQLDQGYSYACLPSATALDRHSVRVFDTGESGGGKLSGMSGSHRADGVFLVSNTDTRVRRRLTHVQMVDMTPTILRLCGVDVSADFDGVAIDAVAPDGPHARQSAAPPCDEQPYTHAEEREIAARLSALGYLQ; translated from the coding sequence ATGCTGCTGATCATCGGTCTTGACGGCGCCACCTGGGATCTCTTGGATCCGTGGATCGAACAGGGTCGGCTTCCTCACCTTGGGCGGCTGCGCCGTCACGGCTTGTGGGGTCCGTTGGCGTCGACGATGCCGCCGGCAACGCTTCCGAGTTGGTCGACATTCATGACCGGTGTCAACCCGGGTAAGCACGGCATCTTCGATTTTACACGGCGGCAGCTAGGCACCTATGCCGTGCAGTTTGTTAACGCGAGCTTTCGCAAGGCGCCAACGGTTTGGAGGCTACTGAGTGATGCCGGACGGCGGGTATGCGTGCTCGGCGTGCCTGGTACCTATCCTCCTGAGGACCTGAACGGGTGCATGATCAGCGGCTTTGACACACCGGTGACCACCCGCGCGGATGCCTCCTTTGTCAGGCCGCAGACGCTGGTGCCGTTGGTTATGGAATTGGGAGGGTTCCCGTTTGCGGACTTCCAGGAGTTTCGTGTGAACCGGCGCTGGTACCATACGGCGCTCGAACGATTGCTGCGCGGCATCGAAACGAAGACGCGACTGGCTCAGGCATTGCTGGCGCGGGAAGAATGGGATTGTTTTGTTCTGCTGTTCGGGGAGTCGGACACGGTGGCGCACCACTTCTGGAAGTTTCACGACGCGGATTCTCCGTTGTTTGAGCCAGAAGCGGCGCAGGAATTCAGCACCGCAATACGACGCGTGTATGAAGCACTCGACGCCGCGATCGGAACTTTGACCGGCGCGGCACCGACTGCGACAGTGCTTGTGGCTTCAGACCACGGCTTCGGTGGAGCTGGGAAAAAAGCGGTCTACCTGAATCGTTGGTTGGGAGAGCAAGGCCTGCTGCGGATGAACCACAAGCCGTCAAAGTCACAGCGCAGTCGTGGTCTCAAGCAACTGGCCCTGCGCGCTCTGCCCGCGGCGATGCAGGCAAGGATGTTTCGATTGCGTGGAGGCCGGTGGGCCAGCTGGTTGGAGTCTCGGGCTCGCTTCGCTGGAATCGACTGGGCGGGGACGCGGGCCTTCTCGGAAGAACTGAATTACTTTCCCAGCGTGTGGCTCAACGTGAAGGGTCGGGAGCCGCAGGGGACCGTTGCGCCGGCGGACTACCACCGCGTGCGTGAAGAGGTCTGTGCCGCCGCGCAGGCACTCAGGGATCCGGAACACGGTGGGTCGATTGTGCGCCGGGCCTGGCGCCGGGAAGAGCTGTACCACGGCCCCTGGCTCGAGTACGCGCCTGACGTCATCCTCGAGTTCCAGCTCGATCAGGGGTACTCCTACGCATGCCTGCCGAGCGCCACGGCGCTAGACCGGCACAGCGTACGCGTATTCGATACCGGCGAATCCGGCGGCGGCAAACTCTCGGGCATGAGCGGCAGTCATCGCGCCGACGGCGTGTTTCTCGTGAGCAACACGGATACCAGGGTGCGGCGCCGGCTCACGCATGTGCAGATGGTCGACATGACACCGACAATCCTGCGGCTGTGTGGTGTCGATGTGTCCGCCGACTTCGATGGCGTCGCCATCGATGCCGTGGCGCCCGACGGCCCGCACGCCCGCCAGTCGGCGGCGCCGCCGTGCGATGAACAGCCCTATACCCATGCCGAAGAGCGCGAGATTGCAGCTAGGTTGAGTGCGTTGGGGTATCTGCAATGA
- a CDS encoding sulfatase, whose protein sequence is MRTLLAGILGGAWAGAVVGLAEAGLLTATAGPAEEYWLFPYAVVSYGALGMLLAIGCTSIAAVVALERTRHNAFGLCGAVALFALGGAVARYQVIQRVFHEDLVTFSFAGLAVHLALFVSVGGLALAVMRAGRRVQRDRGGLLIAAIGLIFCLGGSVAVAALASPHAPETATGWAGRGVTSSAPNIILIIADTLRADAVGSYGAGPGATPALDRFASEAVRFENTYAQSTWTRPSIATILTSLHPSVHGLMHKMDALPDRVTTVAEALRAQGYWTAGFVSNINVAPIFNFQQGFDEYTYLTPAFYFWATDSATRLAIYKGLRVVRERLFGDRIYFYNYYQDAAVVTDAVSNWLRRRPPSPFFLLVHYMDPHDPYFEIPYDGRGVARVVNPDPPASRKNELRALYSEDVGYLDQHLGTLFALLKSRDLYDNSIIALTADHGEEFQDHGGWWHGTTLYAEQLRVPLIVKRAHEERAGQVESRAARTLDIAPTLLAAAGLASPPDFTGRGLFGPMAVTPEPLFAEEDLEGNVLTALQLGPWKIITANPENPRGLRPVELYNVAEDPQEHHDLTGTEPARTQEMLQSLAQERARISGRRSLSGLSSLHDAADHRS, encoded by the coding sequence ATGAGAACACTCCTTGCTGGCATACTCGGCGGGGCTTGGGCCGGTGCCGTGGTAGGGCTGGCGGAAGCCGGATTGCTCACGGCGACTGCCGGGCCAGCCGAAGAATACTGGTTGTTTCCCTACGCGGTGGTCAGCTACGGCGCATTGGGGATGTTGCTGGCCATAGGCTGCACCAGTATTGCGGCGGTCGTCGCTCTGGAGCGCACACGCCACAATGCCTTTGGGTTGTGCGGCGCGGTGGCGCTCTTTGCGCTGGGTGGTGCCGTCGCTCGCTACCAAGTCATTCAACGGGTTTTTCACGAGGACCTCGTGACGTTCTCCTTCGCGGGACTGGCTGTCCATTTGGCGCTGTTCGTCTCGGTTGGCGGCTTGGCTTTGGCCGTGATGCGCGCAGGGCGTCGAGTGCAACGGGATCGGGGCGGCCTACTCATAGCTGCAATCGGGTTGATATTCTGTCTGGGGGGCAGTGTGGCTGTCGCGGCGCTGGCTTCCCCCCACGCCCCGGAGACAGCAACAGGCTGGGCCGGTCGGGGCGTGACGAGCAGCGCTCCAAACATCATCCTCATCATCGCCGATACATTGCGCGCCGATGCGGTCGGATCGTATGGTGCTGGCCCCGGGGCCACCCCGGCCCTGGACCGTTTCGCCAGTGAAGCAGTGCGCTTTGAGAACACGTACGCGCAGTCGACTTGGACACGACCTTCGATTGCCACGATTCTGACGTCGCTTCATCCGTCGGTGCATGGTCTAATGCATAAGATGGACGCGTTGCCGGACCGGGTGACGACGGTAGCCGAGGCCTTGCGTGCCCAAGGTTACTGGACAGCTGGGTTTGTCAGCAACATCAATGTGGCCCCGATATTCAACTTCCAACAGGGCTTCGACGAGTACACGTATCTGACGCCTGCGTTCTACTTCTGGGCCACGGATTCGGCGACGCGGCTTGCAATTTACAAGGGCCTGCGGGTTGTGCGCGAGCGACTCTTTGGAGATCGGATCTATTTCTACAATTACTACCAGGATGCGGCTGTGGTCACCGACGCCGTGTCTAACTGGCTGCGGCGGCGTCCACCGAGCCCCTTTTTCCTGCTGGTCCATTATATGGACCCGCACGATCCGTATTTCGAAATACCGTATGACGGGCGTGGCGTCGCCCGGGTTGTAAACCCGGACCCGCCAGCGAGTCGGAAGAACGAGCTGCGCGCGCTCTACAGCGAAGACGTCGGGTACCTCGACCAGCACCTCGGTACGCTGTTCGCACTCCTGAAGTCACGAGATCTGTACGACAACAGCATCATCGCCCTGACGGCTGATCATGGCGAGGAGTTTCAGGATCACGGCGGATGGTGGCATGGAACGACACTTTACGCGGAACAGCTGCGCGTGCCCCTTATCGTCAAGCGGGCGCATGAGGAGCGTGCCGGCCAAGTCGAGTCACGGGCAGCCCGCACACTCGATATCGCTCCCACCTTACTGGCGGCCGCGGGCCTCGCTTCCCCGCCGGACTTCACCGGACGCGGCCTGTTCGGTCCGATGGCGGTCACGCCGGAGCCGCTATTTGCAGAGGAGGATCTGGAAGGCAACGTACTGACAGCCCTTCAGCTAGGCCCGTGGAAAATCATTACTGCCAATCCCGAAAACCCACGCGGTCTTCGACCTGTCGAGCTGTATAACGTTGCGGAGGACCCGCAGGAGCACCACGACCTGACGGGCACCGAGCCGGCACGAACGCAAGAGATGCTGCAGTCGCTGGCGCAAGAGCGTGCCCGAATTAGCGGCCGCCGCTCGCTGAGTGGTCTATCGAGTCTTCACGATGCTGCTGATCATCGGTCTTGA
- a CDS encoding transcription termination/antitermination NusG family protein, with amino-acid sequence MPVNPQWFVISTKARREQFAQDQLVRRGVDTFLPRIVESLRLGLKSAVAPLFPGYLFVRIDLYEQYFDVAWTPGVRRFIGFGALPCALDDKVIEFLHARIGREGILYAAPVFKQGDVVRIKHGPFEGLIGIIENPGCGRGRVRVLMELLRRQTRVEVPLHIIERASA; translated from the coding sequence GTGCCAGTGAATCCACAGTGGTTTGTGATCAGCACGAAGGCGCGCCGCGAACAGTTCGCGCAAGACCAACTCGTGCGGCGCGGCGTGGATACCTTTCTGCCCCGGATAGTGGAATCCCTGCGGTTGGGGCTCAAGTCGGCCGTCGCCCCGTTGTTTCCGGGATATCTCTTTGTGCGCATTGATCTCTATGAGCAGTATTTTGACGTGGCGTGGACCCCCGGGGTGCGCCGGTTCATCGGGTTCGGGGCCTTGCCCTGCGCGTTGGATGATAAGGTGATTGAGTTCTTGCACGCGCGGATTGGGCGGGAAGGCATCCTCTACGCCGCACCGGTTTTTAAGCAGGGCGACGTGGTGCGTATCAAGCACGGTCCGTTTGAAGGGTTGATCGGAATCATTGAGAACCCTGGCTGCGGCCGGGGCCGCGTGCGGGTGTTGATGGAATTGCTACGGCGCCAGACGCGGGTCGAGGTGCCGCTGCACATTATTGAACGCGCATCGGCGTAG
- a CDS encoding AAA family ATPase, translating to MYCDFYQLTERPFNVTPDPKFLYLNARYREALASLNYGITQRKGFITLIGEAGTGKTTLLNKLLEDLDAKTKSVFIFNTNVTFEEILEYIFAEFDLPVHNGKKLYMLQRLNAFLLDELRAGVNVALLIDEAQDLEFSVLEDLRLLSNLETAKEKILQIVLSGQPELGQKLSNPVLRQLRQRIGINSRLLPLSRDEITEYLQYRLQAAGCPDLKLFSHEAEEQIYHFSRGIPRLVNVACDNALVIGYALGKKRIGAEIITEAAADLLSNEPLAEEQRPVHTSSAPSVSPVASAASQSRWRPRLAVISVLIVAVAVGLLSVGRTMLLRPAEENVSTELVRPRLEVIRPGSQPEGTGVEAPAARPAESFGNTAPVSDDRANRVSPPPPAKAIAAQEPVTAGDVGTPDDRASEGRSAPIVPPVPGSDAAQKSDGEASVHGARASQEVVLGGPQVEHPNVASERPVSAPEAVPVALNPPKDEQAHSTGKLSEPLPKGEATALNRTQRESVPMEMKEAEREDPAGSGGVVDVGRQPRLEGMPLTHVVVRSGDSVSGIARRKYGQASYTVLDLLKLANPELRDINLITVGQTIHLPELGDGFPIFRDGSGHYALLVLSTPHAFRAAAVQNALHSRGFEAHVSGGSMGFEKPVFRVVLSGYTDREEIAGVGRQVQKLFRDDTRIAQLGD from the coding sequence ATGTACTGTGACTTCTATCAGTTGACCGAACGCCCCTTCAACGTTACGCCCGATCCGAAGTTTCTGTACCTCAACGCCAGATACCGCGAGGCGCTGGCGTCGCTCAATTACGGGATCACGCAACGCAAGGGCTTCATCACCCTGATCGGCGAAGCCGGAACGGGCAAGACGACTCTGTTGAACAAACTGCTCGAGGATCTCGACGCGAAGACCAAGTCGGTCTTCATCTTCAATACCAATGTGACTTTCGAGGAAATCCTCGAGTACATCTTCGCCGAATTCGACCTCCCTGTTCACAACGGGAAAAAACTCTACATGCTGCAGCGACTCAACGCCTTCCTCCTCGATGAATTGCGGGCTGGGGTCAACGTGGCGCTGCTGATTGATGAGGCGCAAGACCTGGAGTTTTCGGTGCTGGAGGACCTCCGCTTGCTGTCGAATCTCGAGACCGCGAAGGAGAAGATATTGCAGATTGTCCTCTCCGGACAGCCGGAACTCGGGCAGAAGCTGAGTAACCCGGTTCTTCGGCAACTCCGACAGCGGATCGGAATCAATAGCAGGCTGCTGCCGCTGTCGAGGGATGAGATAACGGAATACCTCCAGTATCGCTTGCAGGCAGCTGGCTGTCCGGACCTCAAGCTGTTCTCGCATGAAGCCGAGGAGCAGATTTACCATTTCTCGCGCGGCATTCCTCGTTTGGTCAACGTCGCTTGCGACAATGCGTTGGTGATCGGCTATGCGCTTGGCAAGAAGCGGATTGGGGCGGAGATCATCACCGAAGCGGCTGCTGATCTGCTGTCCAACGAGCCATTGGCGGAGGAGCAGCGTCCGGTTCACACTTCCTCGGCGCCGTCAGTGTCGCCTGTGGCGTCCGCCGCCTCACAAAGCCGCTGGCGGCCTCGCTTGGCCGTCATAAGTGTCCTCATCGTAGCGGTTGCCGTCGGCTTACTTTCGGTTGGCCGAACCATGCTGCTCAGGCCAGCAGAAGAGAATGTATCGACGGAGCTTGTGCGGCCGAGACTGGAGGTCATCCGGCCGGGCTCGCAGCCCGAGGGTACGGGGGTCGAAGCCCCCGCGGCCCGACCAGCCGAGAGCTTCGGTAACACCGCCCCCGTTTCCGATGACCGGGCCAATCGAGTTTCGCCGCCGCCGCCCGCCAAGGCGATCGCCGCTCAAGAACCGGTGACGGCGGGCGATGTGGGTACCCCAGACGATCGCGCCAGCGAGGGCAGGAGTGCCCCGATTGTTCCGCCTGTTCCCGGTTCCGATGCCGCGCAGAAGAGCGATGGAGAGGCGAGCGTTCATGGCGCGCGGGCAAGTCAGGAAGTTGTACTCGGTGGTCCGCAGGTGGAGCATCCAAACGTCGCGTCAGAACGGCCAGTATCGGCGCCGGAAGCGGTGCCAGTGGCGCTGAATCCGCCAAAGGATGAGCAGGCGCACTCGACTGGGAAACTGAGCGAGCCGCTGCCGAAGGGAGAGGCGACTGCGCTCAACCGGACGCAGCGCGAATCCGTGCCCATGGAAATGAAGGAGGCCGAACGGGAAGATCCTGCCGGTTCGGGTGGCGTGGTGGACGTCGGCCGCCAGCCACGCTTGGAGGGCATGCCGCTGACACATGTGGTTGTGCGCAGCGGCGACTCGGTGTCGGGTATCGCGCGTCGCAAGTATGGGCAGGCGAGCTACACGGTCTTGGACCTGCTGAAGCTCGCAAACCCTGAGCTGAGGGACATCAACCTGATTACCGTCGGTCAGACGATCCACTTGCCGGAACTGGGAGACGGTTTTCCGATCTTCCGCGACGGATCCGGCCATTACGCCCTGCTCGTGTTGTCGACGCCTCATGCTTTCCGGGCAGCGGCGGTTCAAAACGCGCTACACAGCCGTGGCTTTGAGGCGCATGTCTCAGGGGGGAGCATGGGATTTGAGAAGCCGGTGTTCCGGGTCGTGCTTTCCGGCTACACGGATCGCGAAGAGATCGCCGGGGTCGGGAGACAGGTGCAGAAGCTGTTTCGCGACGATACGCGGATTGCGCAGCTTGGGGATTGA
- a CDS encoding sigma-54 dependent transcriptional regulator has protein sequence MRILVVDDDPLIRRQLEGLYVTHAYAVESAANVQEALEKLSASDFTLAMVDMKMPGSDGITLISEIRERWPSVDVIMITGYGTIKGAVEAMRCGACDYITKPFEPDDILLATQKVLERRRLLDEIEYLRKQLSDRYTFANMVSRDPVMMEVFSTIETLAHSDVTVVISGESGTGKELVARAIHFQGKRKAGRFVAINCAAVPESLLESELFGYERGAFTGAMQDHVGKIELSNGGTLFLDEVESIPLTMQAKLLRVLEERAIERLGSNRRVSVDMRVVVATNRDLSEAVAAGHMREDFYYRINVVPVKLPPLRQRAADVPLLVADFLRSNAMAREKGINRVSERSLALLMGYGWPGNIRELLNVMERAVLRAKGDTIREVDVPGQEQKVSGAAELADYQLSLRQFLKKAEQLYLARVLKQYHGSIAPAARHAVIDQATLHRKIHLHGLRPSELRRGGPRISSGNE, from the coding sequence GTGCGCATCCTCGTTGTGGACGACGATCCACTAATCCGGCGGCAGCTCGAAGGGCTGTACGTGACTCATGCGTACGCCGTCGAGTCGGCAGCGAACGTGCAGGAAGCTCTAGAGAAGCTCAGCGCCTCGGATTTCACCCTGGCGATGGTCGATATGAAAATGCCTGGAAGCGATGGTATCACGCTGATCAGCGAGATTCGCGAGCGCTGGCCGTCGGTCGATGTCATCATGATTACCGGTTACGGTACCATCAAGGGGGCAGTCGAGGCCATGCGCTGCGGTGCCTGCGACTATATCACCAAGCCGTTTGAGCCCGACGACATCCTGCTCGCCACGCAGAAAGTTCTCGAACGACGGCGGCTGCTGGATGAAATCGAGTATCTACGTAAGCAGCTGTCGGATCGTTACACCTTTGCGAACATGGTCAGCCGCGATCCGGTGATGATGGAGGTGTTTTCCACGATCGAGACGCTGGCGCATAGCGATGTGACGGTCGTGATTTCGGGCGAATCCGGGACCGGCAAGGAATTGGTGGCGCGGGCGATACATTTCCAGGGGAAGCGCAAGGCGGGACGGTTCGTCGCCATCAATTGCGCCGCCGTCCCTGAATCACTGCTGGAAAGCGAGCTTTTCGGCTACGAACGCGGCGCCTTTACCGGGGCGATGCAGGACCACGTCGGCAAGATCGAATTGTCGAATGGGGGCACGCTTTTCCTGGATGAGGTCGAGAGCATCCCCTTGACGATGCAAGCGAAGTTGTTGCGGGTTCTTGAAGAGCGGGCCATCGAGCGACTGGGCAGCAACCGCCGGGTGAGCGTTGACATGCGCGTGGTCGTAGCGACGAACAGAGACCTCAGTGAAGCGGTGGCGGCGGGGCACATGCGAGAGGATTTTTACTACCGGATCAACGTCGTTCCGGTTAAACTGCCACCCTTGCGGCAGCGCGCTGCCGACGTGCCCCTGCTTGTCGCGGACTTCCTTCGCAGCAACGCCATGGCACGTGAAAAGGGTATCAACCGCGTTTCGGAGCGATCCCTGGCGTTGCTTATGGGGTACGGCTGGCCCGGCAACATACGTGAGCTGCTCAACGTAATGGAACGCGCCGTCCTTCGTGCAAAGGGCGATACGATACGCGAGGTCGACGTGCCTGGTCAGGAACAGAAAGTCTCCGGTGCCGCGGAGCTTGCTGATTACCAGTTGTCGCTGCGGCAGTTTCTCAAGAAGGCGGAGCAACTGTACCTCGCCCGGGTCTTGAAGCAATACCACGGCAGCATTGCTCCGGCGGCGCGACATGCCGTGATCGACCAGGCCACTTTGCACCGCAAGATCCACCTCCACGGATTGCGCCCCAGCGAGCTTCGCCGCGGCGGCCCGCGCATATCGTCCGGGAACGAATGA